One Miscanthus floridulus cultivar M001 unplaced genomic scaffold, ASM1932011v1 fs_880_1_2, whole genome shotgun sequence DNA segment encodes these proteins:
- the LOC136533437 gene encoding uncharacterized protein — MVQTESPESRHTTYDDGQYDDVDVEKMKKYVQELELKNAELKQKLEAAQAQLKEGNKYINCDPLIDEELRKCHDVFLCPHESDYKKLSEFLGDPQSKLTMDVKVHGKRVIQALKQLEKDLHKPIYVAPSVRTRKMPKKFRRMTTVAKCVILGIIEDIYRLHRHGLSLNGKFTLDNFYWTHLKKVKFDLALKLVVCKRERNEMINDFHQIYQIIMEMLSFHDSGLTVPNDLQSLLDLLNCDDPVKHQEIIRYNISLLSEIGKKSHFITLYDRLQQQILEDEERGPQEEKKSEIVLKFISTEFTYPGGGEEPWSTMAMDNSYVGAVYDLRSMHKNKVLEEPLDLLIVWRNALCHILENSVKDGVPLFKDEDLVNILESTIPDVFNGLQRAMSEVGLLELPHLMRAMRM; from the exons ATGGTTCAGACCGAGTCACCGGAATCGCGACACACGACATATGACGATGGG CAGTATGACGATGTAGATGTTGAGAAAATGAAGAAGTATGTTCAGGAGTTGGAGCTTAAAAATGCAGAACTGAAACAGAAGCTGGAGGCAGCACAGGCTCAACTCAAGGAAGGGAATAAATACATCAATTGTGACCCTCTGATTGATGAAGAACTTAGAAAATGTCATGATGTATTCTTGTGCCCACATGAGTCTGACTACAAAAAACTTTCAGAATTTCTCGGTGATCCTCAGTCAAAACTCACTATGGATGTAAAAGTGCATGGAAAGAGAGTTATACAGGCATTGAAGCAGCTTGAGAAAGACCTGCACAAGCCCATATATGTCGCTCCAAGTGTAAGAACTAGGAAGATGCCTAAGAAATTCAGAAGAATGACAACAGTTGCTAAGTGTGTTATTCTAGGAATTATTGAAGATATCTACCGGCTTCACAGACATGGGTTGTCCCTCAATGGCAAGTTCACACTAGATAACTTCTACTGGACTCATCTTAAGAAGGTTAAGTTTGATCTCGCTCTGAAATTAGTTGTATGCAAGAGGGAGAGAAATGAAATGATCAACGATTTTCATCAGATTTATCAGATTATTATGGAGATGTTGTCTTTTCATGATAGTGGCTTGACTGTACCAAATGATCTGCAGAGTCTTCTTGACCTGTTGAATTGTGATGACCCTGTTAAGCACCAAGAAATTATACGTTACAATATATCCCTGCTGAGCGAGATTGGGAAAAAAAGTCATTTCATCACTTTATATGATAGATTACAACAGCAGATCCTTGAAGATGAGGAAAGGGGTCCTCAGGAAGAAAAGAAATCTGAGATAGTGCTGAAATTTATTTCCACAGAGTTTACCTATCCTGGAGGTGGCGAAGAACCATGGTCAACTATGGCAATGGATAACTCGTATGTTGGAGCAGTTTATGATCTTCGTAGCATGCACAAGAATAAGGTCTTAGAAGAGCCACTAGATTTGTTGATAGTATGGCGCAATGCATTGTGTCACATACTTGAAAATTCTGTTAAAGATGGTGTACCACTGTTCAAAGATGAAGACTTGGTTAACATTCTTGAATCAACAATACCTGATGTGTTTAATGGACTACAAAGAGCAATGAGTGAGGTAGGACTCCTGGAGTTACCTCATCTCATGAGGGCAATGAGGATGTAA